The Osmia bicornis bicornis chromosome 12, iOsmBic2.1, whole genome shotgun sequence genome includes a region encoding these proteins:
- the LOC114871703 gene encoding hormone receptor 4-like isoform X2: protein MTLTSSPCELDNMSLFQDLKLKRRKVDSRCSSDDSPVSLGSAGSPLGIQPADAPSPINFPAPGESMADTSTLSPEANMPGSPGCPVVKVKSEYLLGIPSPGTPRDPLRGSGMASGMEARDTACSDRASPDSVFPDAGSMAGFRVVEEQQQQQHHQHQQQQHQQQQQQQQQQQQQHQQQRAGTPVPTRLSPYSPMQAVSTTPMPQEPTSRSDTPDKGDLSSAQTKEESDNSVFDGGGGGGNGGGGRSETSSQPSHRSSPSSQYSPSQSMSPSASTTHGSQQQQQPQTPPTPPRPRVPSVPPHLLAHHQFWSQNNGVQGFATQRLLNGVINSTVTYGQNVAVASTSSSSSTSLSTSTGSGGATSTSTGSSSTASSCETMKPPAQRPAPAPPRPPPTVIMGEIGGVRTMIWSAPPLDPVPPPAASWTTTAAAASCSSSEESAAQLLLNLGQESRGKPSSVSYPSGPPLNMERLWASDLTQLPAAQQMQALNLTASGSGQPWTRNGGVVKSESTSQSISVAPPAPPMPPQEHEEDETPMICMICEDKATGLHYGIITCEGCKGFFKRTVQNRRVYTCVAEGGCEITKAQRNRCQYCRFKKCIEQGMVLQAVREDRMPGGRNSGAVYNLYKVKYKKHKKSNKASGVGGNMGGMSSGGNVGGVNGSGSLGGNKNTMGSTMLDKHMAVAAVAHHSQQQHAQLAGGFLHHHKISSGDPLNSQSTTSHSSHPAHSGHLVNGTILKTALTNPSEVVHLRQRLDNTVSSSRDRSFPFDATVAMIQSLIDCDEFQDIATLRNLDELLDHKSNLSDKLCQIGDSIVYKLVQWTKRLPFYLELPVEVHTTLLTHKWHEILVLTTSAYQAIHGQHKFSNVGTDVMGADFMQEVSNNMYTLQTCLTNMMGRPITMDQLQQDVGLMVEKITYVTLMFRRVRLRMEEYVCLKVITMLSQARGGTMELEHLQERYMSCLRSFVEHSAPQQPNRFHDLLVRLPEVQSAAALLLESKMFYVPFLLNSTIQR from the exons ATGACCCTTACGAGCAGCCCGTGTGAGCTAGACAACATGAGCTTGTTTCAAGACCTCAAGTTGAAAAGGAGAAAGGTCGACTCCCGATGTAGTAGCGACG ACTCCCCGGTATCCCTCGGATCAGCAGGCTCGCCGCTCGGGATCCAGCCGGCGGACGCTCCTTCACCCATAAACTTTCCTGCTCCAGGGGAGAGCATGGCTGACACCTCGACCCTGTCGCCGGAGGCTAACATGCCGGGCTCGCCGGGCTGCCCCGTGGTCAAAGTGAAAAGCGAGTATCTGCTAGGCATCCCGAGTCCAGGGACACCGCGAGATCCTCTTCGCGGAAGTGGCATGGCAAGTGGCATGGAAGCTCGCGACACAGCCTGCTCGGACCGTGCGTCGCCCGATTCAGTCTTCCCGGATGCCGGTTCGATGGCGGGCTTCAGAGTCGTCGAagaacaacaacagcaacagcacCATCAGCACCAACAGCAGCAGcaccaacaacaacaacagcagcagcaacagcagcaacaacaacatcAACAACAACGTGCTGGTACACCAGTACCAACCAGACTCTCGCCTTACTCGCCCATGCAAGCGGTCTCCACCACTCCCATGCCCCAGGAACCAACCTCGAGGAGCGACACTCCCGATAAGGGTGACTTATCGTCGGCCCAAACTAAGGAGGAGTCGGATAACTCGGTTTTCGACGGAGGAGGCGGAGGCGGTAATGGCGGTGGCGGTCGTTCAGAGACCTCCAGTCAACCTAGTCACCGGAGCAGTCCATCTTCCCAGTACAGTCCTAGCCAGAGTATGAGCCCTAGTGCCAGCACGACACACGGTtcccaacaacaacaacaaccgCAAACTCCCCCAACACCACCGAGACCGCGGGTACCCTCGGTACCCCCTCATCTTCTGGCTCACCATCAATTTTGGTCGCAAAACAACGGTGTACAAGGATTCGCTACGCAGAGGCTATTGAACGGGGTGATCAACAGTACGGTAACCTATGGACAGAACGTGGCTGTCGCATCcaccagcagcagcagcagcacgAGTCTGAGCACCAGCACGGGCAGCGGCGGAGCTACTTCCACGAGCACCGGCTCGAGTAGTACTGCCTCATCCT GCGAAACGATGAAACCACCGGCGCAGAGGCCCGCGCCGGCACCCCCGCGACCACCTCCCACAGTGATCATGGGCGAAATCGGTGGCGTCAGGACGATGATATGGTCCGCGCCACCTTTGGATCCCGTACCACCGCCGGCGGCTTCGTGGACCACCACGGCCGCGGCAGCATCCTGTTCCTCGTCCGAGGAATCGGCTGCTCAGCTGTTGCTGAACCTTGGACAAGAGTCCAGGGGCAAACCATCCTCTGTTTCCTACCCGTCTGGCCCGCCGCTCAACATGGAGAGGCTATGGGCCAGCGACCTGACGCAACTACCGGCCGCCCAACAGATGCAGGCGCTCAACCTGACCGCTTCCGGTTCCGGTCAACCGTGGACGAGAAACGGAGGAGTGGTCAAGTCCGAGTCGACGTCACAGTCGATATCGGTCGCACCCCCTGCACCACCTATGCCACCTCAAGAACACGAGGAGGACGAGACGCCTATGATATGCATGATCTGCGAGGACAAAGCTACCGGTTTGCACTATGGCATCATCACGTGCGAAGG GTGTAAAGGGTTCTTCAAGAGGACCGTGCAAAATAGGCGGGTGTACACCTGTGTAGCGGAAGGTGGCTGCGAGATCACGAAAGCCCAAAGGAACAGGTGTCAGTACTGTCGCTTCAAAAAGTGCATTGAACAGGGTATGGTCCTTCAGGCAGTTCGGGAAGATCGGATGCCTGGGGGAAGAAATTCTGGTGCTGTGTATAACCTTTACAAG GTGAAGTACAAAAAGCACAAGAAGAGTAACAAAGCGAGCGGAGTTGGTGGAAACATGGGTGGCATGAGTAGCGGCGGTAACGTTGGCGGTGTTAACGGGTCGGGATCCCTTGGTGGTAATAAAAACACCATGGGCTCGACGATGCTTGACAAGCACATGGCTGTAGCTGCAGTTGCTCACCATAGCCAACAGCAGCATGCTCAGCTAGCCGGTGGTTTTCTCCACCATCACAAAATTTCGTCGGGCGACCCGCTTAACTCGCAATCTACCACCAGTCACTCGAGTCACCCAGCTCATTCGGGTCATCTTGTTAACGGGACGATCCTGAAGACAGCGCTTACCAACCCCTCCGAA GTGGTACATTTAAGACAGAGGCTAGACAACACTGTGAGCAGTTCGAGGGATCGATCTTTTCCTTTTGATGCAACCGTCGCCATGATCCAGTCCCTCATAGACTGCGACGAGTTCCAAGATATAGCCACGTTAAGG AACTTGGACGAGCTGCTGGACCATAAATCAAACCTAAGCGACAAGCTGTGTCAGATAGGGGACAGTATAGTGTACAAGTTGGTGCAGTGGACCAAAAGGTTACCCTTTTACCTTGAGCTACCGGTCGAAGTTCACACGACGTTGCTCACCCACAAGTGGCACGAAATCCTGGTGCTGACCACCTCCGCCTATCAAGCGATACATGGTCAGCACAAGTTCTCCAATGTCGGTACCGACGTGATGGGTGCGGATTTTATGCAAGAA GTATCGAACAACATGTATACGTTACAAACGTGCCTAACCAACATGATGGGCCGACCGATAACCATGGACCAATTACAACAAGACGTAGGGCTCATGGTGGAAAAGATCACGTACGTCACGTTAATGTTCAGGAGGGTGAGGCTACGGATGGAAGAGTATGTCTGTCTGAAAGTAATCACCATGCTCTCGCAAG CACGTGGAGGTACAATGGAATTAGAGCATCTGCAAGAACGGTACATGAGCTGTCTGCGAAGTTTTGTCGAGCACAGCGCGCCTCAACAACCGAATCGGTTTCACGATCTTCTCGTCAGGTTGCCTGAA GTACAATCGGCGGCAGCTCTTCTACTCGAGAGTAAAATGTTCTACGTTCCTTTCCTATTGAACTCAACAATTCAAagatag
- the LOC114871703 gene encoding hormone receptor 4-like isoform X1: MCAKMSVLQGRHIGIMTLTSSPCELDNMSLFQDLKLKRRKVDSRCSSDDSPVSLGSAGSPLGIQPADAPSPINFPAPGESMADTSTLSPEANMPGSPGCPVVKVKSEYLLGIPSPGTPRDPLRGSGMASGMEARDTACSDRASPDSVFPDAGSMAGFRVVEEQQQQQHHQHQQQQHQQQQQQQQQQQQQHQQQRAGTPVPTRLSPYSPMQAVSTTPMPQEPTSRSDTPDKGDLSSAQTKEESDNSVFDGGGGGGNGGGGRSETSSQPSHRSSPSSQYSPSQSMSPSASTTHGSQQQQQPQTPPTPPRPRVPSVPPHLLAHHQFWSQNNGVQGFATQRLLNGVINSTVTYGQNVAVASTSSSSSTSLSTSTGSGGATSTSTGSSSTASSCETMKPPAQRPAPAPPRPPPTVIMGEIGGVRTMIWSAPPLDPVPPPAASWTTTAAAASCSSSEESAAQLLLNLGQESRGKPSSVSYPSGPPLNMERLWASDLTQLPAAQQMQALNLTASGSGQPWTRNGGVVKSESTSQSISVAPPAPPMPPQEHEEDETPMICMICEDKATGLHYGIITCEGCKGFFKRTVQNRRVYTCVAEGGCEITKAQRNRCQYCRFKKCIEQGMVLQAVREDRMPGGRNSGAVYNLYKVKYKKHKKSNKASGVGGNMGGMSSGGNVGGVNGSGSLGGNKNTMGSTMLDKHMAVAAVAHHSQQQHAQLAGGFLHHHKISSGDPLNSQSTTSHSSHPAHSGHLVNGTILKTALTNPSEVVHLRQRLDNTVSSSRDRSFPFDATVAMIQSLIDCDEFQDIATLRNLDELLDHKSNLSDKLCQIGDSIVYKLVQWTKRLPFYLELPVEVHTTLLTHKWHEILVLTTSAYQAIHGQHKFSNVGTDVMGADFMQEVSNNMYTLQTCLTNMMGRPITMDQLQQDVGLMVEKITYVTLMFRRVRLRMEEYVCLKVITMLSQARGGTMELEHLQERYMSCLRSFVEHSAPQQPNRFHDLLVRLPEVQSAAALLLESKMFYVPFLLNSTIQR, from the exons ATGTGCGCGAAGATGAGTGTTCTGCAAGGTCGTCACATAG GAATTATGACCCTTACGAGCAGCCCGTGTGAGCTAGACAACATGAGCTTGTTTCAAGACCTCAAGTTGAAAAGGAGAAAGGTCGACTCCCGATGTAGTAGCGACG ACTCCCCGGTATCCCTCGGATCAGCAGGCTCGCCGCTCGGGATCCAGCCGGCGGACGCTCCTTCACCCATAAACTTTCCTGCTCCAGGGGAGAGCATGGCTGACACCTCGACCCTGTCGCCGGAGGCTAACATGCCGGGCTCGCCGGGCTGCCCCGTGGTCAAAGTGAAAAGCGAGTATCTGCTAGGCATCCCGAGTCCAGGGACACCGCGAGATCCTCTTCGCGGAAGTGGCATGGCAAGTGGCATGGAAGCTCGCGACACAGCCTGCTCGGACCGTGCGTCGCCCGATTCAGTCTTCCCGGATGCCGGTTCGATGGCGGGCTTCAGAGTCGTCGAagaacaacaacagcaacagcacCATCAGCACCAACAGCAGCAGcaccaacaacaacaacagcagcagcaacagcagcaacaacaacatcAACAACAACGTGCTGGTACACCAGTACCAACCAGACTCTCGCCTTACTCGCCCATGCAAGCGGTCTCCACCACTCCCATGCCCCAGGAACCAACCTCGAGGAGCGACACTCCCGATAAGGGTGACTTATCGTCGGCCCAAACTAAGGAGGAGTCGGATAACTCGGTTTTCGACGGAGGAGGCGGAGGCGGTAATGGCGGTGGCGGTCGTTCAGAGACCTCCAGTCAACCTAGTCACCGGAGCAGTCCATCTTCCCAGTACAGTCCTAGCCAGAGTATGAGCCCTAGTGCCAGCACGACACACGGTtcccaacaacaacaacaaccgCAAACTCCCCCAACACCACCGAGACCGCGGGTACCCTCGGTACCCCCTCATCTTCTGGCTCACCATCAATTTTGGTCGCAAAACAACGGTGTACAAGGATTCGCTACGCAGAGGCTATTGAACGGGGTGATCAACAGTACGGTAACCTATGGACAGAACGTGGCTGTCGCATCcaccagcagcagcagcagcacgAGTCTGAGCACCAGCACGGGCAGCGGCGGAGCTACTTCCACGAGCACCGGCTCGAGTAGTACTGCCTCATCCT GCGAAACGATGAAACCACCGGCGCAGAGGCCCGCGCCGGCACCCCCGCGACCACCTCCCACAGTGATCATGGGCGAAATCGGTGGCGTCAGGACGATGATATGGTCCGCGCCACCTTTGGATCCCGTACCACCGCCGGCGGCTTCGTGGACCACCACGGCCGCGGCAGCATCCTGTTCCTCGTCCGAGGAATCGGCTGCTCAGCTGTTGCTGAACCTTGGACAAGAGTCCAGGGGCAAACCATCCTCTGTTTCCTACCCGTCTGGCCCGCCGCTCAACATGGAGAGGCTATGGGCCAGCGACCTGACGCAACTACCGGCCGCCCAACAGATGCAGGCGCTCAACCTGACCGCTTCCGGTTCCGGTCAACCGTGGACGAGAAACGGAGGAGTGGTCAAGTCCGAGTCGACGTCACAGTCGATATCGGTCGCACCCCCTGCACCACCTATGCCACCTCAAGAACACGAGGAGGACGAGACGCCTATGATATGCATGATCTGCGAGGACAAAGCTACCGGTTTGCACTATGGCATCATCACGTGCGAAGG GTGTAAAGGGTTCTTCAAGAGGACCGTGCAAAATAGGCGGGTGTACACCTGTGTAGCGGAAGGTGGCTGCGAGATCACGAAAGCCCAAAGGAACAGGTGTCAGTACTGTCGCTTCAAAAAGTGCATTGAACAGGGTATGGTCCTTCAGGCAGTTCGGGAAGATCGGATGCCTGGGGGAAGAAATTCTGGTGCTGTGTATAACCTTTACAAG GTGAAGTACAAAAAGCACAAGAAGAGTAACAAAGCGAGCGGAGTTGGTGGAAACATGGGTGGCATGAGTAGCGGCGGTAACGTTGGCGGTGTTAACGGGTCGGGATCCCTTGGTGGTAATAAAAACACCATGGGCTCGACGATGCTTGACAAGCACATGGCTGTAGCTGCAGTTGCTCACCATAGCCAACAGCAGCATGCTCAGCTAGCCGGTGGTTTTCTCCACCATCACAAAATTTCGTCGGGCGACCCGCTTAACTCGCAATCTACCACCAGTCACTCGAGTCACCCAGCTCATTCGGGTCATCTTGTTAACGGGACGATCCTGAAGACAGCGCTTACCAACCCCTCCGAA GTGGTACATTTAAGACAGAGGCTAGACAACACTGTGAGCAGTTCGAGGGATCGATCTTTTCCTTTTGATGCAACCGTCGCCATGATCCAGTCCCTCATAGACTGCGACGAGTTCCAAGATATAGCCACGTTAAGG AACTTGGACGAGCTGCTGGACCATAAATCAAACCTAAGCGACAAGCTGTGTCAGATAGGGGACAGTATAGTGTACAAGTTGGTGCAGTGGACCAAAAGGTTACCCTTTTACCTTGAGCTACCGGTCGAAGTTCACACGACGTTGCTCACCCACAAGTGGCACGAAATCCTGGTGCTGACCACCTCCGCCTATCAAGCGATACATGGTCAGCACAAGTTCTCCAATGTCGGTACCGACGTGATGGGTGCGGATTTTATGCAAGAA GTATCGAACAACATGTATACGTTACAAACGTGCCTAACCAACATGATGGGCCGACCGATAACCATGGACCAATTACAACAAGACGTAGGGCTCATGGTGGAAAAGATCACGTACGTCACGTTAATGTTCAGGAGGGTGAGGCTACGGATGGAAGAGTATGTCTGTCTGAAAGTAATCACCATGCTCTCGCAAG CACGTGGAGGTACAATGGAATTAGAGCATCTGCAAGAACGGTACATGAGCTGTCTGCGAAGTTTTGTCGAGCACAGCGCGCCTCAACAACCGAATCGGTTTCACGATCTTCTCGTCAGGTTGCCTGAA GTACAATCGGCGGCAGCTCTTCTACTCGAGAGTAAAATGTTCTACGTTCCTTTCCTATTGAACTCAACAATTCAAagatag
- the LOC114871703 gene encoding hormone receptor 4-like isoform X3: MCAKMSVLQGRHIGIMTLTSSPCELDNMSLFQDLKLKRRKVDSRCSSDGESMADTSTLSPEANMPGSPGCPVVKVKSEYLLGIPSPGTPRDPLRGSGMASGMEARDTACSDRASPDSVFPDAGSMAGFRVVEEQQQQQHHQHQQQQHQQQQQQQQQQQQQHQQQRAGTPVPTRLSPYSPMQAVSTTPMPQEPTSRSDTPDKGDLSSAQTKEESDNSVFDGGGGGGNGGGGRSETSSQPSHRSSPSSQYSPSQSMSPSASTTHGSQQQQQPQTPPTPPRPRVPSVPPHLLAHHQFWSQNNGVQGFATQRLLNGVINSTVTYGQNVAVASTSSSSSTSLSTSTGSGGATSTSTGSSSTASSCETMKPPAQRPAPAPPRPPPTVIMGEIGGVRTMIWSAPPLDPVPPPAASWTTTAAAASCSSSEESAAQLLLNLGQESRGKPSSVSYPSGPPLNMERLWASDLTQLPAAQQMQALNLTASGSGQPWTRNGGVVKSESTSQSISVAPPAPPMPPQEHEEDETPMICMICEDKATGLHYGIITCEGCKGFFKRTVQNRRVYTCVAEGGCEITKAQRNRCQYCRFKKCIEQGMVLQAVREDRMPGGRNSGAVYNLYKVKYKKHKKSNKASGVGGNMGGMSSGGNVGGVNGSGSLGGNKNTMGSTMLDKHMAVAAVAHHSQQQHAQLAGGFLHHHKISSGDPLNSQSTTSHSSHPAHSGHLVNGTILKTALTNPSEVVHLRQRLDNTVSSSRDRSFPFDATVAMIQSLIDCDEFQDIATLRNLDELLDHKSNLSDKLCQIGDSIVYKLVQWTKRLPFYLELPVEVHTTLLTHKWHEILVLTTSAYQAIHGQHKFSNVGTDVMGADFMQEVSNNMYTLQTCLTNMMGRPITMDQLQQDVGLMVEKITYVTLMFRRVRLRMEEYVCLKVITMLSQARGGTMELEHLQERYMSCLRSFVEHSAPQQPNRFHDLLVRLPEVQSAAALLLESKMFYVPFLLNSTIQR; the protein is encoded by the exons ATGTGCGCGAAGATGAGTGTTCTGCAAGGTCGTCACATAG GAATTATGACCCTTACGAGCAGCCCGTGTGAGCTAGACAACATGAGCTTGTTTCAAGACCTCAAGTTGAAAAGGAGAAAGGTCGACTCCCGATGTAGTAGCGACG GGGAGAGCATGGCTGACACCTCGACCCTGTCGCCGGAGGCTAACATGCCGGGCTCGCCGGGCTGCCCCGTGGTCAAAGTGAAAAGCGAGTATCTGCTAGGCATCCCGAGTCCAGGGACACCGCGAGATCCTCTTCGCGGAAGTGGCATGGCAAGTGGCATGGAAGCTCGCGACACAGCCTGCTCGGACCGTGCGTCGCCCGATTCAGTCTTCCCGGATGCCGGTTCGATGGCGGGCTTCAGAGTCGTCGAagaacaacaacagcaacagcacCATCAGCACCAACAGCAGCAGcaccaacaacaacaacagcagcagcaacagcagcaacaacaacatcAACAACAACGTGCTGGTACACCAGTACCAACCAGACTCTCGCCTTACTCGCCCATGCAAGCGGTCTCCACCACTCCCATGCCCCAGGAACCAACCTCGAGGAGCGACACTCCCGATAAGGGTGACTTATCGTCGGCCCAAACTAAGGAGGAGTCGGATAACTCGGTTTTCGACGGAGGAGGCGGAGGCGGTAATGGCGGTGGCGGTCGTTCAGAGACCTCCAGTCAACCTAGTCACCGGAGCAGTCCATCTTCCCAGTACAGTCCTAGCCAGAGTATGAGCCCTAGTGCCAGCACGACACACGGTtcccaacaacaacaacaaccgCAAACTCCCCCAACACCACCGAGACCGCGGGTACCCTCGGTACCCCCTCATCTTCTGGCTCACCATCAATTTTGGTCGCAAAACAACGGTGTACAAGGATTCGCTACGCAGAGGCTATTGAACGGGGTGATCAACAGTACGGTAACCTATGGACAGAACGTGGCTGTCGCATCcaccagcagcagcagcagcacgAGTCTGAGCACCAGCACGGGCAGCGGCGGAGCTACTTCCACGAGCACCGGCTCGAGTAGTACTGCCTCATCCT GCGAAACGATGAAACCACCGGCGCAGAGGCCCGCGCCGGCACCCCCGCGACCACCTCCCACAGTGATCATGGGCGAAATCGGTGGCGTCAGGACGATGATATGGTCCGCGCCACCTTTGGATCCCGTACCACCGCCGGCGGCTTCGTGGACCACCACGGCCGCGGCAGCATCCTGTTCCTCGTCCGAGGAATCGGCTGCTCAGCTGTTGCTGAACCTTGGACAAGAGTCCAGGGGCAAACCATCCTCTGTTTCCTACCCGTCTGGCCCGCCGCTCAACATGGAGAGGCTATGGGCCAGCGACCTGACGCAACTACCGGCCGCCCAACAGATGCAGGCGCTCAACCTGACCGCTTCCGGTTCCGGTCAACCGTGGACGAGAAACGGAGGAGTGGTCAAGTCCGAGTCGACGTCACAGTCGATATCGGTCGCACCCCCTGCACCACCTATGCCACCTCAAGAACACGAGGAGGACGAGACGCCTATGATATGCATGATCTGCGAGGACAAAGCTACCGGTTTGCACTATGGCATCATCACGTGCGAAGG GTGTAAAGGGTTCTTCAAGAGGACCGTGCAAAATAGGCGGGTGTACACCTGTGTAGCGGAAGGTGGCTGCGAGATCACGAAAGCCCAAAGGAACAGGTGTCAGTACTGTCGCTTCAAAAAGTGCATTGAACAGGGTATGGTCCTTCAGGCAGTTCGGGAAGATCGGATGCCTGGGGGAAGAAATTCTGGTGCTGTGTATAACCTTTACAAG GTGAAGTACAAAAAGCACAAGAAGAGTAACAAAGCGAGCGGAGTTGGTGGAAACATGGGTGGCATGAGTAGCGGCGGTAACGTTGGCGGTGTTAACGGGTCGGGATCCCTTGGTGGTAATAAAAACACCATGGGCTCGACGATGCTTGACAAGCACATGGCTGTAGCTGCAGTTGCTCACCATAGCCAACAGCAGCATGCTCAGCTAGCCGGTGGTTTTCTCCACCATCACAAAATTTCGTCGGGCGACCCGCTTAACTCGCAATCTACCACCAGTCACTCGAGTCACCCAGCTCATTCGGGTCATCTTGTTAACGGGACGATCCTGAAGACAGCGCTTACCAACCCCTCCGAA GTGGTACATTTAAGACAGAGGCTAGACAACACTGTGAGCAGTTCGAGGGATCGATCTTTTCCTTTTGATGCAACCGTCGCCATGATCCAGTCCCTCATAGACTGCGACGAGTTCCAAGATATAGCCACGTTAAGG AACTTGGACGAGCTGCTGGACCATAAATCAAACCTAAGCGACAAGCTGTGTCAGATAGGGGACAGTATAGTGTACAAGTTGGTGCAGTGGACCAAAAGGTTACCCTTTTACCTTGAGCTACCGGTCGAAGTTCACACGACGTTGCTCACCCACAAGTGGCACGAAATCCTGGTGCTGACCACCTCCGCCTATCAAGCGATACATGGTCAGCACAAGTTCTCCAATGTCGGTACCGACGTGATGGGTGCGGATTTTATGCAAGAA GTATCGAACAACATGTATACGTTACAAACGTGCCTAACCAACATGATGGGCCGACCGATAACCATGGACCAATTACAACAAGACGTAGGGCTCATGGTGGAAAAGATCACGTACGTCACGTTAATGTTCAGGAGGGTGAGGCTACGGATGGAAGAGTATGTCTGTCTGAAAGTAATCACCATGCTCTCGCAAG CACGTGGAGGTACAATGGAATTAGAGCATCTGCAAGAACGGTACATGAGCTGTCTGCGAAGTTTTGTCGAGCACAGCGCGCCTCAACAACCGAATCGGTTTCACGATCTTCTCGTCAGGTTGCCTGAA GTACAATCGGCGGCAGCTCTTCTACTCGAGAGTAAAATGTTCTACGTTCCTTTCCTATTGAACTCAACAATTCAAagatag